A genomic segment from Bosea sp. OAE506 encodes:
- a CDS encoding heme ABC transporter permease produces the protein MAGLIDLANPTRFMRLSATLLPWFAGAAALLLGVGFYLAWFVAPADYQQGETIRIMFVHVPAAWLAMMFYTMMTLSALGTLVWRHPLADVAQKAAAPIGAAFALICLLTGAFWGKPMWGTYWVWDARLTSMLVLLLIYLGIMALWRTLDEPSQAGRAVAILTLVGFVNVPIIKFSVDWWNTLHQPASVLRLDGPTIHASMLWPLLILAVGFTLMALALHLVAMRAEIMRRRVRTLTILEAERLDRLAADGSPA, from the coding sequence ATGGCTGGCCTGATCGATCTCGCGAACCCGACGCGCTTCATGCGCCTCTCCGCCACCCTGCTGCCCTGGTTCGCAGGGGCGGCGGCGCTGCTGCTCGGCGTCGGCTTCTATCTCGCCTGGTTCGTCGCGCCGGCCGATTACCAGCAGGGCGAGACGATCCGCATCATGTTCGTGCATGTGCCGGCCGCCTGGCTGGCGATGATGTTCTACACGATGATGACGCTCTCGGCGCTGGGCACGCTGGTCTGGCGCCATCCGCTGGCGGATGTCGCGCAGAAGGCCGCCGCCCCGATCGGTGCCGCCTTTGCGCTGATCTGCCTGCTCACCGGCGCCTTCTGGGGCAAGCCGATGTGGGGGACCTACTGGGTCTGGGATGCGCGGCTGACCTCGATGCTGGTGCTGCTGCTGATCTATCTCGGCATCATGGCGTTGTGGCGCACCCTGGACGAGCCGTCCCAGGCGGGGCGTGCGGTGGCGATCCTGACGCTGGTCGGCTTCGTCAACGTGCCGATCATCAAGTTCTCGGTCGATTGGTGGAACACCCTGCACCAGCCGGCCTCGGTGCTGCGGCTGGACGGGCCGACGATCCATGCCTCGATGCTCTGGCCGCTGCTGATCCTCGCGGTCGGCTTCACGCTGATGGCGCTGGCGCTGCATCTGGTGGCGATGCGCGCCGAGATCATGCGGCGGCGCGTGCGCACGCTGACGATCCTCGAGGCGGAGCGGCTCGACCGCCTCGCCGCCGACGGCTCTCCGGCGTGA
- the ccmD gene encoding heme exporter protein CcmD has protein sequence MSGLGPHASFILASYAAVAVVLGGLILSVLFDHRAQKRALAELERRGASRRSGREPS, from the coding sequence ATGAGCGGGCTCGGGCCTCATGCCAGCTTCATCTTGGCTTCCTACGCGGCCGTCGCGGTGGTGCTCGGCGGGCTGATCCTCTCCGTGCTGTTCGATCACCGGGCGCAGAAGCGGGCCTTGGCCGAACTCGAGCGGCGCGGCGCGTCCCGCCGCTCCGGACGGGAGCCGTCATGA
- a CDS encoding DsbE family thiol:disulfide interchange protein, with the protein MSESETGTEAAPRRRSPLLFLLPLILFGALAVVFLVGLFAGDASKVPSALIGKPAPPITLSALEGLQREGRPVPAFAMADLAAGRATIVNVFASWCAPCRVEHPFLVALADSPPVKAGRVAVVGINYKDEAENARRFLGALGNPFSAVGVDASGRAAIEWGVYGVPETFVIGPDGRILEKHVGPLDAASAGKLLARAMAGK; encoded by the coding sequence ATGAGCGAGTCCGAGACCGGCACCGAGGCCGCGCCGCGCCGGCGCTCGCCTTTGCTCTTCCTGCTACCGCTGATCCTGTTCGGCGCGCTTGCGGTCGTCTTTCTCGTCGGGCTTTTCGCAGGCGACGCCAGCAAGGTGCCCTCGGCTCTGATCGGCAAGCCGGCGCCGCCGATCACGCTGTCGGCGCTCGAGGGTCTGCAGCGCGAGGGGCGGCCGGTCCCGGCCTTCGCCATGGCGGATCTCGCGGCCGGACGGGCGACGATCGTCAATGTCTTCGCGAGCTGGTGCGCGCCCTGCCGGGTGGAGCATCCCTTCCTCGTGGCGCTGGCCGATTCGCCGCCGGTGAAGGCGGGCCGCGTCGCGGTGGTCGGCATCAACTACAAGGACGAGGCGGAGAATGCCCGCCGGTTCCTCGGCGCGCTCGGCAACCCGTTCTCGGCGGTCGGCGTCGATGCCTCGGGCCGCGCGGCGATCGAATGGGGCGTCTATGGCGTGCCCGAGACCTTCGTGATCGGCCCAGACGGGCGCATCCTCGAGAAGCATGTCGGCCCGCTCGACGCGGCGAGCGCCGGGAAGCTTCTGGCGCGGGCCATGGCGGGCAAGTGA
- the purQ gene encoding phosphoribosylformylglycinamidine synthase subunit PurQ has protein sequence MKAAVITFPGSNRDGDVAKALKQAGAEVAHIWHADTDLPAGTDLVVLPGGFSYGDYLRTGAIAGRANVMDATRAHAARGGYVLGICNGFQIACEAGLLPGILMRNADLKFVCRRQHLKVERADTPYTAAYAPGQVIDVCIAHGEGNYVADPETLARLEGEGLVAFRYADARGQVTADANPNGSLNNIAGIYSPGFNVLGLMPHPENLIDSLTGGTDGRGLFDSLMGGKKAA, from the coding sequence ATGAAAGCCGCCGTCATCACCTTTCCCGGCTCCAACCGTGACGGCGACGTCGCCAAGGCGCTGAAGCAGGCCGGGGCCGAGGTGGCTCACATCTGGCATGCCGACACCGACCTCCCGGCCGGGACCGACCTCGTCGTCCTGCCCGGCGGCTTTTCCTATGGCGATTATCTGCGCACCGGCGCCATCGCCGGCCGCGCCAACGTCATGGACGCGACCCGCGCGCATGCCGCCCGCGGCGGCTATGTGCTGGGCATCTGCAACGGCTTCCAGATCGCCTGCGAGGCAGGGCTCCTGCCCGGCATCCTGATGCGCAATGCCGATCTCAAATTCGTCTGCAGGCGCCAGCACCTCAAGGTCGAGCGCGCCGACACGCCCTATACCGCCGCCTATGCGCCGGGGCAGGTCATCGATGTCTGCATCGCCCATGGCGAGGGCAACTACGTCGCCGACCCGGAGACGCTGGCGCGGCTCGAGGGCGAAGGCCTCGTCGCCTTCCGCTATGCCGACGCGCGGGGGCAGGTCACGGCGGACGCCAATCCCAACGGCTCGCTCAACAACATCGCCGGCATCTACTCGCCCGGCTTCAACGTGCTCGGCCTGATGCCGCACCCCGAGAATCTGATCGATTCGCTGACCGGCGGCACCGATGGCCGCGGCCTGTTCGACAGCCTGATGGGCGGCAAGAAAGCGGCCTGA
- the purS gene encoding phosphoribosylformylglycinamidine synthase subunit PurS has product MKARVTVTLKTGVLDPQGKAIEGALKSLGIEGVGAVRQGKVFDIELSGSDQAAAEAALKTACEKLLANTVIENYRVEIGA; this is encoded by the coding sequence ATGAAAGCCCGCGTCACCGTCACCCTCAAGACCGGCGTGCTCGATCCGCAGGGCAAGGCGATCGAGGGCGCGCTGAAATCCCTCGGCATCGAGGGCGTCGGCGCCGTCCGCCAAGGCAAGGTCTTCGATATCGAATTGTCGGGCTCCGACCAGGCCGCGGCGGAAGCCGCGCTCAAAACCGCCTGCGAAAAGCTGCTCGCCAACACCGTGATCGAGAACTACCGCGTCGAGATCGGGGCTTGA